One region of Oryza sativa Japonica Group chromosome 10, ASM3414082v1 genomic DNA includes:
- the LOC4349082 gene encoding probable plastid-lipid-associated protein 10, chloroplastic, translated as MALAAAPLLRLPISPPSPPPAQTPPPLLACNSVNGVRLRPQRSRQPRRAAAAAATASLAADTERRKHELLRAVQETGRGFAASPDQRASIEEAIVSVEELGAGEGSPLDLAALDGTWRLCYTSASDVRVLFEAAERLPLLQVGQIYQKFECKDRSDGGVVRNVVRWSIENLLEEQEGATLMVSAKFAVMSKRNIFLQFEEVVVENIKISEQLQALIAPAILPRSFFSLQILQFLKTFRAQVPVNGPERRSPGGLYYLSYLDRDMLLGRSVGGGGVFIFTRAQPLL; from the exons ATGGCGCTCGCCGCTGCTCCCCTGCTCCGCCTCCCGATCTCCCcaccctccccaccgccggcgcagacgccgccgcctctcctggCGTGTAACTCCGTCAACGGCGTCCGCCTTCGCCCTCAGCGCAGCAGGcaaccgcgccgcgccgccgcggcggcggcaacggcttcGCTG GCGGCGGACACGGAGCGGCGGAAGCACGAGCTGCTGCGGGCGGTGCAGGAGACGGGGAGGGGATTCGCGGCGAGCCCCGACCAGCGCGCGTCCATCGAGGAGGCCATC GTGAGCGTGGAGGAGCTCGGCGCCGGGGAGGGGTCGCCGCTGGACCTCGCGGCGCTCGACGGCACGTGGAGGCTGTGCTACACCTCGGCGTCGGACGTGCGCGTGCTGTTCGAGGCCGCCGAGAGGCTCCCCCTCCTGCAG GTGGGGCAAATATACCAGAAATTCGAATGCAAGGATAGGTCAGATGGTGGGGTTGTGCGGAATGTTGTGCGATGGAGCATTGAGAACTTGCTGGAG GAGCAAGAGGGTGCAACACTGATGGTCTCTGCAAAATTTGCTGTCATGTCTAAGCGCAACATCTTCCTTCAATTTGAGGAG GTTGTTGTAGAAAATATCAAGATTAGTGAGCAGCTACAAGCACTAATAGCTCCTGCTATACTCCCTCGGTCATTTTTTAGTCTTCAG ATATTGCAGTTCCTTAAAACTTTTCGAGCTCAAGTTCCTGTTAATGGCCCTGAAAG GAGATCACCCGGAGGACTATATTATCTTTCTTACCTTGACCGCGATATGCTCCTGGGGCGATCGGTTGGTGGTGGAGGAGTTTTTATTTTCACAAGAGCACAGCCTCTTTTGTGA
- the LOC4349081 gene encoding uncharacterized protein — protein MEVFGKSVIAEPSNVIYLSSILNTEGPIPSHKCDKNCQNEHVFGNMYRCKLTGTTHICDKNCNQRILYDNHSSLCRVSGQLFPLSPLEQQAVRGIRRKHEVDSNEGCSFKRRRGAQLHPSPFERSYTAVSPIPSQVGDGMDLS, from the coding sequence ATGGAGGTATTTGGAAAATCCGTGATTGCTGAGCCCAGCAATGTGATTTACTTGTCCAGTATTCTTAACACAGAAGGGCCAATCCCTAGTCACAAGTGTGACAAGAATTGCCAGAACGAGCACGTCTTTGGCAACATGTACCGTTGCAAACTGACCGGGACCACGCACATCTGCGACAAAAACTGTAACCAGAGGATCCTCTACGACAACCACAGCTCACTCTGCCGGGTCAGCGGGCAGCTGTTCCCGCTCTCGCCGCTGGAGCAGCAGGCGGTGAGGGGGATCCGGAGGAAGCATGAGGTCGACAGCAACGAAGGGTGCTCCTTTAAGCGCAGGCGAGGTGCACAACTGCATCCATCCCCTTTCGAGAGGTCCTACACCGCTGTGTCTCCAATCCCAAGCCAAGTTGGAGACGGCATGGACCTGAGCTAG
- the LOC9269286 gene encoding protein RESPONSE TO LOW SULFUR 3 — translation MARKVAVAAMDAKEAEEVMRRNAALEAAAAEAAAREERLRRELEAALAALAVAEEAEERLCVQLGELEAEAMAQAVEYQQQVRELSDRLAFADGVLRSSSGRRTAAVAAGMD, via the coding sequence ATGGCGAggaaggtggcggtggcggccatggacgccaaggaggcggaggaggtgatGAGGAGGAACGCGgcgctggaggcggcggcggcggaggcggcggcgagggaggagcggctgcggcgcgagctggaggcggcgctggcggcgctggcggtggcggaggaggcggaggagcggctGTGCGTGCAGCTCGGCGagctggaggcggaggcgatggCGCAGGCCGTCGAGTACCAGCAGCAGGTCAGGGAGCTCTCCGACCGCCTCGCCTTCGCCGACGGCGTCCTCCGGTCGTCGTccggccgccgcaccgccgccgtcgccgccggcatgGACTGA